Within Zootoca vivipara chromosome 10, rZooViv1.1, whole genome shotgun sequence, the genomic segment CTGTTTCTGTGGCTTGTTTCCTCCTGACAAACACAAACATGTATCTGTAACGCTGCACATGATACATTTTTCACAGTAAAGGGAAATGACATCCTAAACTCAGAAGAAGCAATATGGTGGGTGCCATGATTGAAAAATCCATCCCTGTGCGTGCATTGGGGGTTGTAGCTCagggtagaacatctgccttgcatgcagaagatcccagtttccattcccagcatccctaggtAGGGCTGGTGAAAGCCTTCtagctgaaaccccagagagcagctgtctgtgtagacagtactgagctagatagccCAATACTCTGACtgagtataaggcaacttcctatgtccaCTAGCATAAGCAAGGCCTGGAAGCTCTGGAAAGCTTGCAGAAACCCAGTTCCCCACCGGCTTgtactcagaccctccaagtgtccctattttccagggacgtccctgatttagagaagctgtcctggtttctgatttgatgccagaatgtcccacttttctttagaatgtccctattttcactggagaaatgttggagggtatggagtcagtggcggagcttcatgctctggcaccgggggggcggagagcaggcggggcggggctggtgcgcatactgggggcggggcatgtcacctgcaggggcggggcgcccagcgcgggcgggggggACAGCCGCGATGACACCCTACCAGGATCACCCCGCCAGGGGCGGTACGctcccccctgcactcctcttcctccaccagtgtatGGAGTCATTTGACctccaagacatctgaaggcaatcctgtatagggaaggttgttttttaaaaaatgtttattgttttatcttgcttttatataggttggaagctttccagaggggctggggcaacccagtaagatgtgtggggtataaatagtaaaattatcattatgaaatgggacatccctattttcattggagaaatgttggagggtatgttgtacTTAGTACCTCCCAGGTTTTAAAAAGGCTGGATCCTTTGCTGGAATGAGTTTTTGCTTCCTCCAGTGTCAGAAAAATCCTAATTATGCCATCCTAAATTGTTCACAGTCATTGCATTCTACCCTTAAATGTTGTAGTAAATGTAAACTTGAGTACGCATACATGCAGACTTGTGTACAGGGGAAcccacagtaaataaataatatctttACCTAAATTGTTCCAAACACGATTATTCAACGAGTCTAAGCCCAGCTCCTCATTGTCTCCAAAAAGCGGGAGACCCAGGAATTAAACTATCTGGAAACCTGTTTGGGGGCTTTGGGCAGATCcaaattatacatttaaagcacatccagtgCATTTAAAACTTATGACTTCCCcgaaagaatcctgagaactgtaggttttctattcacagagctacaatttgcagaacccttaacaaactacagttcctcggattctttgggggggagtcatgtgctttcaacatgtgttgggtgtgctttaaatataaaggtgccaggcaagaATATCCCTCTTccctcaggcctttggctaattaaaaaatccatagccttttaaactgtttgggggaagtattgttttgtttgttactatgttaggTATTCTGggttctagggacccaggtggcgctgtgggttaaaccactgagcctagggcttgctgatcagaaggtcggtggttcaaatccctgtgacggggtgagctcccgttgctcggtcccagctcctgccaacctagcagttcgaaagcacgtcaaaatgcaagtagataaataggaaccgctacagcgggaaggtaaatggcgtttccatgtgctgctctggtttgccaggagcggctttgtcatgctggccacatgacctggaagctatacgctggctccctcggccaataacgcgagatgagcgcgcaaccccagagtcggtcacgactggatctaatggtcaggggtccctttacctttttatgttagGTATTCATGTGTTTTTACATtgaaaactgccctgtgatcctcagaggcaggatggtatagaaatgtaatttaaaataaataaataaagtaaatatggTGTGGATCCACCTAAAGCACCCAGAATAGGTTTCAAAATGGGTTTGATTCCAAAGTCTCCCGCTTCTTGGAAACCATCAGGAGTTGAGTCTTGGACTCGTTGAATAACTGAGCGAGGAGCAATTCAGGATGAGAGAATTAGGATCCTTGGGGACATTTGTGTGTGATCGGAAGGAGACACAAGAAAGCTGGTGTTGAACTCAGGGTGACTCAGTAGTTTTAATCTCCTGGATTAAAGCCATGGTTGGAATGCAGTTATGTGGCGGAGACCCTCTCAGCCGGGCGTGAAGTTAGGTCAGCTccactagaggtaccactgcaggaCATCCTGCccgagagagaaaaggagaagctAAACCCAGGGTTGACCCAGGCCTTTTGCTTGCTGAGGTGAAGTGCAAAATGGTGTCCCTACCTTTGTGTACAGAAGCAGACTGGACTGGCAGTTGGATCATAATTCAACCTTGGTGAACGAGGCAGCACCCTCTATGGCTTCATTGGATAGCAGTGGCATTTCAGGGAGGCAGGGCAGGTTCCCCCAACACCTTGCTGCCACTCCTCACCCATCACCTGAGGCAGCGTCCTCAGTCTGCCCAATGGCCTTAAtagtttttaatactgtgttttttaaattgttgtaactaaCCCTGAGATACCATGATGAAGGGCGGGTGAGaaatgttgtagtagtagtagtagtagttgttgttgctgctgctgctgctgctgctgttgttgttagggCCTAAGTCTGTCTTAAGTCTGCCACTACTTTTGCTATGGGCTGCTTTGCGTTCATTATTCCTGTCATTAGCTCCTtcccctttttttatttctttgcccCAAGTTTATTTACTTTCTAGCAATAGACTCTGCAGAAAGTTTGGTTCTGCATTTGCACAGGCCCCCAGAAGCTTCTTCAGTTTATACTTTCTCCAGAAGTTAATTCAAATTTTCTACTAGAGATCTTGcatataaatggggggggggggggaattgcatgtgAGATATTACAGCTAGGTCTGTCTTGACTGGAAATGTCACCAGAGAAGCTTTCTCACCTTGGAGCTTTTCTGTTTCCTGTAGAACGCAGAACTGCATTTGGGTTGGTGGGGAATGACAGTCAGCCTGTGTTGCAAGATAGGATGACCATGGAACCATATTCAGAACAGAAGACAACTCCAAAACTGGAATTTTGGAATCTACAGAAGTTGTGTAAATTATGTTTGAGCAAATTAGATGTGCTAACTATGCATATTTGGGAACAAAGATAGGAAACGTGGTCCGCCCTTTGCTGTTTCTTAGGAGGGAAACTGGCAACAAGCATGTACACAACACCTTGATTAAAATCTGGCAAGAGTTGCCAGGGTCCAGAAAAAATTACTCCAGGGTCACCATTTAGCCATCTCTGATGTAGTATGAAAAAAAGTTGTGGTGAAAGTTTGATAGCACCTTCAAAAGAGGTATAGGATTTTGTCTAGCCCATGTCTAATGTGATGAAGAGCAGTGGGATTCTCTTCTAACTGGAGAAAACTCAGTGCTACAGGAGTGACCGTACTGTTCTATAACGCCTTTCATCCCTAGTTTTCAAGGCTCTGTGCTGTGTATTTAATTAGTCACCCCAAAACAGCATCTTATAAAGCAGTGCCTGTTGAAGAGAGTGGAAAATGAGATCAGTACACAGGGACCctagaattttgttgttgtttttaatgcaacaATATTTGGGATAATTAAAGGGGACATTCCCAACTGCACAGCTTTCAAAAccacacagaacaaaataaagagAATTAACACGTTTTGCCCGTGTTGGTCAATCTAAATAAAACTGTCCTTAAGGTCAACAGCTTTGCTGGTGTGATTGAATTGCAATCTACTACTGATAAATGGATCAGATGGCTCACTGTCTGAGACTAGAACTGTATCAAAAAAAATGGGGAGCTGATCACATATGCGGGTCGTTCATAAAATGGCCCGAAGAGCCTCACCATGCCACTGCAAAACCTCTGAAAGGGAGTGTAGGGTTGAAAGGGGTCACAATGCAGCAATCCACTTTCGGAACTTATTTGCCCCTCTTTCCTCCAATGCTATGGCAAGGCTATGGCTTCTGGTGGGCGTGTGGTTCCACTTTTAACAAACTCGTTCTGtgtgtcctcccccacccccttcctctgctttctTTAAGATTGTTGAATGAAAGCGACAAACGTCCCTTCATTGAGGAGGCGGAGCGGCTGCGAATGCAGCACAAGAAGGACCACCCTGATTACAAGTACCAGCCACGCCGGCGGAAAAATGGCAAGGCCGCCCAGGGTGAAAATGACAGCCAGGCCGAAGGGGAAGCTGGTGGAGCAGCTGCAATACAGGCACATTACAAGAACGCCCATTTGGACCACAGGCATCCTGGGGAAGGCTCTCCCCTGTCTGACGGGCACCCTGAACACTCCTCAGGTTAGTCACATAATACAGTTTAATTCATAGACATAGCCTGAAGATCAGCAGCTGGGGTATATCAGGAGTAGACAACATGGTGTACTCCTTTTTTTTTGACTCCCACTCCCATttgccccaaccagcatggccgatggtcagggatgatgggagttgtagtcttgccTTCATCTGAGGGGCATCACTTGGCTACCCCTTGTCTAAATGTAGAGTACCATCGTGATTTTGTTGCTATTTTTCTGGCCTGGCGTAGTTAGATATGGCACAAGTGagtttggcatagctgccaagttgtcccttttttaaagggattttcccttatgctgaataggcttcctcgcgagaaaagggaaaacttggcagctatggagtttggcaactttttatttttttttaaaaaacaaaccctcatGGTTCATCATTGCCAAAGTCTAAGGACTATATTTAACCCAGCTgttattttgtatttcattagcTGCCCACTTTATTTTTGCCTCTTCTCTGAGGAACGATGCTAGCACAGCTTTCCTCCGTCTcgtgacttccagatgttttgggctctgGCTCCTATTGAcaccagccagcacggccaatgcttaaaggtgatgggagctgcaactcaacaacatttggaaggcttcAAGCTAGGGAGCTGCTCTAGAAGGTCTGTGGAGTGAAGGGAGAGGGGTCAGCTGCTCTCGTCTTCTGCTATGAAGTTGGTCTCTCTGCTTTATCCGCGGCAAGGTGGTAATTGACATCTTCTCTCGCCTTCCCATCACAGGTCAGAGCCATGGACCTCCCACACCACCGACCACTCCAAAGACAGAACTGCAGTCCGGTAAGGCTGACTCCAAGAGGGAGGGGCGTTCCCTTGGAGAAGGAGGAAAGCCGCACATCGACTTTGGCAATGTGGATATTGGGGAGATCAGCCATGAAGTGATGTCCAACATGGAGCCCTTCGACGTCAACGAGTTTGACCAGTACCTGCCGCCGAATGGACATGCTGCTCACCCGGGCCATGTCGGAGGCTATGCCACAGCTGCTGGCTATGGCCTTGGGAGTGCCCTGGCTGCAGCCAGTGGACACTCGGCCTGGATCTCCAAGCAGCATGGAGTCTCCTTGTCTGCTGCCACATCATCGGTGGTAGACTCCAAGGCACAAGTGAAAACAGAGGGCTCTGCTCCGGGGGCCCATTACACTGACCAGCCCTCCACTTCACAGATAGCATACACCTCTCTCAGTTTGCCCCACTATGGCTCAGCTTTCCCCTCTATATCCAGGCCTCAGTTTGACTACCCTGACCACCAGCCCTCGGGACCCTACTATGGCCATTCCAGTCAGGCTTCCGGCCTCTACTCGGCCTTCTCCTATATGGGGCCCTCCCAACGGCCCCTAT encodes:
- the SOX10 gene encoding transcription factor SOX-10; protein product: MTDDQDLSEVEMSPVGSEDHHCLSPGPSMASDASSHLSNPSSGEMGKVKKEQQDSEVDDDKFPVCIREAVSQVLSGYDWTLVPMPVRVNGSSKSKPHVKRPMNAFMVWAQAARRKLADQYPHLHNAELSKTLGKLWRLLNESDKRPFIEEAERLRMQHKKDHPDYKYQPRRRKNGKAAQGENDSQAEGEAGGAAAIQAHYKNAHLDHRHPGEGSPLSDGHPEHSSGQSHGPPTPPTTPKTELQSGKADSKREGRSLGEGGKPHIDFGNVDIGEISHEVMSNMEPFDVNEFDQYLPPNGHAAHPGHVGGYATAAGYGLGSALAAASGHSAWISKQHGVSLSAATSSVVDSKAQVKTEGSAPGAHYTDQPSTSQIAYTSLSLPHYGSAFPSISRPQFDYPDHQPSGPYYGHSSQASGLYSAFSYMGPSQRPLYTAISDPAPSVPQSHSPTHWEQPVYTTLSRP